One genomic window of Branchiostoma floridae strain S238N-H82 chromosome 4, Bfl_VNyyK, whole genome shotgun sequence includes the following:
- the LOC118413014 gene encoding uncharacterized protein LOC118413014, whose translation MQDSDESDRPQRRTALVARELAKLDIDIAAISEVRFAEQGSLTEHGAGYTLYWSGKGRDERRLSGVGFMIKNSIANKLQNLPVGHSDRLMSLRLPLQDNQSVTLISVYAPTLQADPATKETFYTELRSLLANVNEADKILVLGDFNARVGRDHEVWPGALGRHGVGNCNDNGRLLLELCAERGLSITNTLFQQKARFKTTWRHPRSKHWHLLDYILVRQRDIADVLHTRVMPSADCYTDHRMVRARLRFSIKPPVKRKGPQMKRLQVDRLHGLKEKFQDKLSERLNRDEDKWQTEDPENQWQQLKTVLQETAAEVVGNSSRKNRDWFDENDSSIDALLQTKRSCYQRTLSKPDDPPTKAAYREACNTLQRKLREMQNKWWTDMAEKIQYFADTGNARAFYEALRAIYGPTHRIQAPLRSSDGMKLLTDKAAVLHRWTEHYGDLFGDKRRVEDESIRKIPQHEVRTELDNPPTQEEVKKAISKLKCHKAPGVDGIPAEVYKLGGDALLERLTGLFATCWERGVVPQDLRDAVIVSLYKNKGEKSDCSNYRGVTLLSIAGKILARVVLDRLIPTIAEENLPESQCGFRANRGTADMIFVMRQIQEKCREQNMGLYAVFVDLTKAFDNE comes from the coding sequence ATGCAGGACAGTGATGAAAGTGACAGACCTCAGAGGCGCACAGCTCTTGTAGCCAGAGAGCTTGCTAAGCTGGACATAGACATTGCAGCCATTAGTGAAGTGCGGTTCGCAGAACAGGGTTCACTGACAGAACACGGGGCGGGCTACACCCTATATTGGTCTGGGAAAGGACGTGACGAACGCAGGCTGTCTGGAGTAGGCTTCATGATAAAGAACAGTATTGCCAACAAACTACAGAACCTTCCAGTTGGGCACTCTGACCGTCTGATGTCTCTCCGGCTTCCACTGCAGGACAACCAGTCCGTTACACTCATCAGCGTCTATGCCCCTACTCTCCAGGCAGACCCTGCTaccaaagaaacattttacacgGAGCTGAGATCTCTCCTGGCAAATGTGAACGAAGCAGATAAGATACTGGTTTTGGGTGACTTTAACGCTAGAGTGGGCAGGGACCACGAGGTATGGCCAGGAGCCCTTGGACGACACGGGGTCGGAAACTGCAACGACAACGGGAGGCTGCTTCTAGAGCTCTGTGCAGAAAGGGGACTGAGCATCACCAACACCTTGTTTCAACAGAAAGCCCGCTTTAAGACGACGTGGAGACACCCACGGTCAAAACATTGGCACTTGTTGGACTACATCCTGGTGCGACAGAGGGACATAGCAGATGTACTACACACACGTGTCATGCCCAGTGCTGACTGCTACACAGATCACAGAATGGTAAGAGCCAGACTCCGGTTTTCCATCAAGCCACCAGTGAAGAGAAAAGGCCCACAGATGAAAAGATTGCAAGTAGACAGGTTGCACGGTCTGAAGGAGAAATTCCAGGACAAGTTGAGTGAGCGTCTGAACAGAGACGAGGATAAATGGCAGACGGAGGACCCTGAAAACCAGTGGCAGCAGTTGAAAACCGTTCTCCAGGAAACAGCTGCAGAGGTAGTAGGGAACTCATCCAGAAAGAACAGGGACTGGTTTGATGAAAACGACTCCTCGATTGATGCTCTCCTCCAAACCAAGCGCTCTTGCTATCAGAGAACTTTGTCCAAACCAGATGATCCGCCAACCAAAGCTGCATACAGGGAAGCTTGCAACACGCTTCAGCGCAAGCTACGAGAGATGCAGAACAAATGGTGGACCGACATGGCGGAGAAAATACAGTACTTTGCAGACACAGGTAATGCTCGGGCCTTCTATGAAGCACTGCGTGCCATTTATGGACCTACTCACCGGATCCAGGCTCCTTTGCGATCATCAGATGGTATGAAACTCCTCACTGATAAAGCAGCCGTCCTCCACCGGTGGACTGAGCACTATGGCGACCTCTTTGGGGACAAACGCCGAGTGGAGGATGAGTCCATCCGGAAAATACCACAACATGAGGTGAGAACAGAGCTGGACAACCCCCCAACGCAGGAGGAGGTGAAGAAAGCCATCTCAAAACTGAAGTGTCACAAGGCACCTGGAGTGGATGGAATTCCAGCAGAGGTTTACAAACTCGGTGGGGATGCACTCCTTGAAAGGCTCACTGGACTGTTTGCCACATGCTGGGAAAGAGGTGTCGTGCCACAAGACCTGCGCGATGCTGTTATTGTCTCCTTATACAAAAACAAAGGGGAGAAATCGGACTGTTCTAACTACAGGGGAGTTACACTGCTGTCAATAGCAGGGAAGATACTGGCAAGAGTTGTACTGGATAGACTTATTCCGACCATTGCTGAGGAAAACTTGCCGGAGAGTCAGTGTGGCTTTAGAGCCAATCGTGGAACGGCAGACATGATCTTTGTAATGCGCCAGATCCAGGAGAAATGCAGGGAGCAAAACATGGGGCTATACGCGGTATTCGTTGACTTGACAAAAGCCTTCGATAATGAGTAA
- the LOC118413216 gene encoding uncharacterized protein LOC118413216, whose protein sequence is MDDDDDFTELLDQTENAHDSLRLHIGQMQQVTRRGKEFQKVRQFYLTAPEWSTQEGQKFFEMMEHIKCVCESFGEVVEASRKYVLCTRDFAKDTIVFTTEAQGDLEREDERDLLLEWTDSIERMKESNHKADNLTGRFRNVLKELRAAQTEAAGGKARGRENADTATTRAVVSGGGAVTAGVAAGTVAATVGTGGAAIPLLGAGAYICSWATLKFAVDSVRHKEWQEQFSFVFGQLDKVYAILEGLTDDCTQKLNDLSHNSKELLNKYKRMTTRRGNRFPRTEFFKRKCIRLGEESAKLQTACIEYIDNEGVIRGTTRNPAIQDIANPD, encoded by the exons ATGGATGACGACGACGACTTCACTGAACTTTTAGACCAAACCGAAAACGCGCACGATAGTCTGAGACTACACATCGGGCAGATGCAGCAAGTAACAAGGCGCGGTAAGGAATTCCAGAAAGTCAGACAGTTCTATCTGACGGCACCAGAATGGTCCACACAAGAAGGCCAAAAGTTTTTCGAGATGATGGAACACATCAAATGTGTCTGCGAAAG cttTGGCGAGGTGGTTGAAGCGTCGCGTAAATACGTCCTTTGTACAAGGGACTTTGCCAAGGACACCATCGTCTTTACAACCGAAGCCCAGGGAGACCTCGAGCGGGAAGACGAAAGGGATCTTCTTCTTGAATGGACAGACAGCATCGAAAGAATGAAAGAATCTAATCACAAG gCTGACAACTTGACGGGCAGATTCAGGAATGTTCTGAAGGAGCTGAGAGCAGCTCAGACGGAAGCTGCAGGTGGCAAGGCGCGCGGAAGGGAGAATGCTGACACAGCAACAACGCGTGCAGTAGTCAGTGGGGGCGGTGCTGTGACGGCTGGCGTTGCAGCAGGGACGGTAGCAGCAACTGTCGGAACTGGCGGCGCTGCTATCCCGCTCCTGGGAGCCGGAGCCTACATTTGCAGCTGGGCAACACTTAAGTTTGCTGTTGATTCA GTCAGGCACAAGGAGTGGCAGGAACAATTCTCCTTTGTCTTCGGCCAACTAGACAAGGTCTATGCCATCTTAGAAGGTCTAACAGACGACTGCACACAAAAGCTGAATGACCTGTCCCACAACAGCAAAGAGCTTCTCAACAAATACAAGCGAATGACAACCCGCCGCGGGAACAGATTTCCAAG GACCGAATTCTTCAAAAGGAAGTGCATCCGACTTGGAGAAGAATCAGCGAAATTGCAGACAGCCTGCATCGAGTACATTGACAATGAAGGCGTGATTCGCGGCACGACTAGAAACCCGGCCATACAAGACATTGCAAACCCAGACTAG